A genome region from Bacillaceae bacterium IKA-2 includes the following:
- a CDS encoding glutamine--tRNA ligase/YqeY domain fusion protein, with amino-acid sequence MDNKTNSSNFIKHIVSEDLKNGKHDEIVTRFPPEPNGYLHIGHAKSIILNFELASEFKGRANLRFDDTNPAKEDVEFVESIKEDVKWLGFEWDGLFFASDYFDKMYDRAVLFIKKGLAYVEDLSQEEIRSYRGTLTEPGKESPSRSRSILENLDLFEKMRNGEFENGEKVLRAKINMSSPNINLRDPVIYRISHTTHHNTGDKWCIYPMYSFAHPLEDVIEGVTHSICTLEFEDQRPLYDWVVENCDMDATPRQYEFARLNLTNTVMSKRKLKQLVDEKLVDGWDDPRMPTISGLRRKGYTPEAIRNFCHEIGVARAFSTVDSQMLEHFIREDLKMKALRTMAVLKPLKVVITNYPEGQVEWLEAENNPENPEMGSRKIPFSREIYIEQEDFIEEPPKKYFRLFPGNEVRLKNAYFIKCEEFIKDDEGNVVELRCTYDHETKSGTGFTGRKVKGTIHWVEATQAKQAEFRLYEPLILDAEGDAGADASTEANAEEKSFLDNVNPNSLTILKGFIESNMADSKPQDKFQFFRHGYFNVDPKYATEGQLVFNQIVSLKSSYKM; translated from the coding sequence ATGGATAATAAAACGAATAGTTCTAACTTCATAAAACATATTGTCAGCGAAGATTTAAAAAACGGTAAGCATGATGAAATTGTCACACGTTTTCCTCCAGAACCGAACGGATACTTACATATTGGACATGCAAAGTCGATCATCTTAAATTTTGAATTAGCTAGTGAGTTTAAAGGACGTGCTAACTTACGCTTTGATGATACAAACCCGGCCAAAGAAGATGTCGAGTTTGTTGAATCCATTAAGGAAGACGTTAAATGGCTCGGTTTTGAATGGGATGGGTTATTTTTTGCATCCGATTATTTTGATAAGATGTACGACCGCGCCGTGTTGTTTATCAAAAAAGGTCTTGCTTATGTCGAAGATTTATCACAAGAGGAAATTCGAAGTTACCGGGGAACGTTAACAGAGCCAGGGAAAGAAAGCCCGTCTAGAAGCCGCTCAATTCTTGAAAACCTTGATCTATTTGAGAAAATGAGAAATGGCGAATTTGAAAATGGAGAAAAAGTCCTTCGCGCAAAAATTAATATGTCATCACCGAATATAAACTTAAGAGACCCGGTTATTTACCGGATTTCACATACAACCCACCATAATACAGGAGACAAGTGGTGTATATATCCAATGTATTCCTTTGCACATCCATTGGAAGATGTCATTGAAGGAGTTACCCATTCGATCTGTACGCTAGAGTTTGAAGATCAACGACCGCTCTACGACTGGGTCGTTGAAAATTGCGATATGGATGCAACACCAAGGCAGTATGAGTTTGCTCGCTTAAATTTAACCAATACAGTGATGAGTAAAAGAAAATTAAAGCAGCTTGTTGATGAAAAACTAGTTGACGGTTGGGATGATCCTCGGATGCCGACAATTTCCGGGTTACGGCGTAAAGGTTACACACCTGAAGCAATTCGTAATTTCTGCCATGAAATTGGTGTCGCTCGTGCTTTTAGCACAGTAGATAGTCAAATGTTAGAACATTTTATCCGAGAAGATTTAAAAATGAAAGCACTGCGGACAATGGCCGTCTTGAAACCATTAAAAGTAGTCATTACCAACTACCCAGAAGGGCAAGTAGAGTGGCTAGAAGCAGAAAACAATCCAGAAAATCCAGAAATGGGTAGTCGTAAAATTCCATTTTCCCGTGAAATTTATATTGAACAAGAGGACTTTATCGAAGAGCCACCAAAGAAGTATTTTCGACTATTTCCGGGAAATGAAGTTCGTTTAAAAAATGCCTATTTTATTAAATGCGAAGAATTTATTAAAGATGACGAAGGTAATGTCGTCGAACTCCGCTGCACGTACGACCATGAGACAAAAAGTGGAACTGGCTTTACAGGAAGAAAAGTAAAAGGAACGATTCATTGGGTCGAAGCAACTCAAGCAAAACAAGCTGAGTTCCGCCTATACGAGCCGCTAATTTTAGATGCTGAAGGAGACGCGGGTGCAGACGCTAGCACAGAAGCGAATGCTGAAGAGAAATCTTTCTTAGACAATGTTAATCCTAATTCGCTTACTATTTTAAAAGGGTTTATTGAATCAAACATGGCTGATTCCAAGCCACAAGACAAATTCCAATTTTTTAGACATGGCTATTTTAATGTCGATCCGAAGTATGCGACAGAGGGTCAACTAGTATTTAACCAAA